The following proteins are co-located in the Desulfonatronum thiodismutans genome:
- the yihA gene encoding ribosome biogenesis GTP-binding protein YihA/YsxC has protein sequence MTSPELPQAPQPSSVSLEKTIYTLDQMERITVPQIALAGRSNVGKSSLLNCLANRKNLAKTSSVPGKTRSLNYYLVHPEHYYLVDLPGYGYAKRPKSERNAWGNLMRRFLTSNKGLVGLILVLDSRLPPQAPDKEMAGMALEQGLPLLPVLTKADKCSQRDIAAAKRAWMELLGPEAAPVFFSAKTRLGRETLWEQIRLLISSQDHPLPDSEAQ, from the coding sequence ATGACAAGCCCGGAACTGCCTCAAGCGCCACAACCCTCCAGCGTCAGCCTGGAAAAAACCATTTACACACTGGACCAGATGGAGCGGATAACCGTTCCGCAAATAGCCCTGGCCGGACGCTCCAACGTGGGCAAGTCTTCCCTGCTGAATTGCCTGGCCAATCGCAAGAATCTGGCCAAGACCAGCTCGGTTCCAGGGAAAACCCGCAGCCTGAATTACTATCTGGTCCACCCGGAGCACTACTACCTGGTGGACCTGCCCGGATACGGCTACGCCAAACGCCCGAAAAGCGAGCGCAACGCCTGGGGCAATTTGATGCGGCGCTTTTTAACCAGCAACAAGGGCCTGGTGGGGCTGATCCTGGTTCTGGACAGCCGCCTGCCGCCCCAAGCCCCGGACAAGGAAATGGCGGGCATGGCCCTGGAGCAGGGCCTGCCTCTCCTGCCCGTACTCACCAAGGCAGACAAATGCTCCCAGCGCGACATCGCCGCCGCCAAGCGAGCCTGGATGGAACTGCTGGGTCCGGAAGCCGCCCCTGTCTTCTTTTCCGCCAAGACCCGCCTGGGCCGGGAAACGCTCTGGGAACAAATCCGGCTGCTGATTTCTTCCCAAGACCACCCTTTACCCGATTCCGAGGCGCAATGA
- a CDS encoding ABC transporter ATP-binding protein — protein MSASPLLRLTSLTKSFGGVMAVNQVSFDVDHGAIVGLIGPNGAGKTTVFNLITGNYRPDSGEILFDGRNIVNMRTNRIVTLGIARTFQTIRLFQNMSALENVLAGCHCRMRSGVIGAMLRLPWQKREEREALEIAVSELDFVGLRPHLDLAARNLSYGNQRLLEIARALATKPRFLILDEPAGGMNDYETQVLVDLITQIRERGVTVLLIEHDMNLVMKICEKLVVLEYGIMIAQGTPAEIQRDQRVIDAYLGAPDEDDEDF, from the coding sequence ATGAGTGCTTCTCCGCTTTTGCGGCTGACCAGCCTGACCAAGTCCTTCGGGGGGGTCATGGCCGTGAATCAGGTCAGTTTTGACGTGGACCACGGGGCCATCGTCGGCTTGATCGGTCCCAACGGCGCGGGCAAGACCACGGTGTTCAACCTGATCACCGGTAACTACCGTCCGGATTCGGGTGAAATCCTTTTCGACGGACGGAACATCGTGAACATGCGCACCAACCGGATCGTCACCCTGGGTATCGCCCGGACTTTCCAGACCATCCGCCTGTTCCAGAACATGAGCGCCCTGGAAAACGTCCTGGCGGGGTGCCATTGCCGGATGCGTTCCGGCGTGATCGGAGCCATGCTTCGGCTGCCCTGGCAGAAGCGGGAGGAGCGCGAGGCCCTGGAGATCGCGGTGAGCGAGTTGGATTTCGTCGGCCTGCGGCCTCATCTGGATCTGGCGGCCCGGAACCTGTCCTACGGCAACCAACGCCTCCTGGAAATCGCCCGGGCCCTGGCCACCAAGCCGCGCTTCCTGATTCTGGACGAACCGGCCGGGGGCATGAACGACTACGAGACCCAGGTTCTGGTGGATTTGATCACGCAGATCCGGGAGCGCGGGGTCACGGTGCTGCTCATTGAGCATGATATGAATCTGGTGATGAAGATCTGCGAAAAACTGGTGGTGTTGGAGTACGGCATCATGATCGCCCAGGGCACTCCGGCGGAAATCCAAAGGGATCAACGGGTCATCGACGCCTATCTGGGGGCCCCGGACGAAGATGATGAGGACTTTTGA
- a CDS encoding acyl-CoA thioesterase, producing the protein MQTTCTSDTSLTMAVQMLPQDANPYGSIHGGIIMKHIDTAAGIVAIRHVRGNAVTASIDRLDFHHPAYVGDLLMLKASVNLVGRTSIEVGVRVEAENLLTGEIRHTASAYLTFVALDKKGRPTPARPYHPTTPDEIHRSEEAKVRRAMRLAEKNRERAVDSSLRE; encoded by the coding sequence ATGCAAACCACCTGCACTTCAGACACGTCCCTGACCATGGCCGTACAGATGCTGCCTCAGGACGCGAACCCGTACGGCAGCATCCACGGCGGAATCATCATGAAGCATATCGACACCGCCGCGGGCATCGTGGCCATCCGGCACGTCCGGGGCAACGCCGTGACCGCGTCCATCGACCGACTGGACTTTCACCATCCGGCCTATGTCGGCGATTTGCTCATGCTCAAGGCCAGCGTCAACCTGGTGGGCCGGACGTCCATCGAAGTTGGGGTTCGGGTGGAGGCGGAAAACCTCCTGACCGGAGAAATCCGGCACACCGCCTCGGCCTATCTGACTTTCGTGGCCCTGGACAAAAAAGGCCGCCCCACCCCGGCCCGCCCCTACCACCCCACCACGCCGGATGAGATTCACCGCTCCGAAGAGGCCAAGGTTCGCCGGGCAATGCGCCTAGCTGAAAAGAACAGGGAACGGGCCGTCGACTCCTCGTTGCGAGAATAG
- a CDS encoding amino acid ABC transporter permease: MTSKRTRFTPLDAVLILAIVAFAAVFIWRVHATLDYQWRWHLLANYLLRWDETAGRWVPGLITQGLLTTIRLSIWTMLLATVIGVIMGLARCGKSLFPRMVGWTYVEVVRNIPPLVLIFIFYFFLADQLMTLLGVEAMLRNLPDWGKELLAWVAVPVERMPNFLAALLTLAVYQGAYITEHVRSGIQSIERGQREAAYALGLSPWQQMRHVILPQAVSRIVPPLSGQFIATIKDTAIVSVISVQELTFQGLELMASTYMTFEIMITITALYLLLTLTFSTLAGRVERRLRRAYG; this comes from the coding sequence ATGACTTCCAAGCGGACCCGCTTCACCCCCCTGGACGCCGTCCTGATCCTGGCCATCGTCGCCTTTGCCGCAGTCTTCATCTGGCGCGTCCACGCCACCCTGGACTACCAGTGGCGCTGGCACCTGCTGGCCAATTACCTGCTACGCTGGGATGAAACGGCCGGCCGCTGGGTGCCCGGCCTGATCACCCAGGGGTTGCTGACCACGATCCGACTCAGCATCTGGACCATGCTCCTGGCCACGGTAATCGGCGTAATCATGGGTCTGGCCCGGTGCGGCAAGTCCCTGTTCCCTCGGATGGTCGGCTGGACCTACGTGGAGGTGGTCCGGAACATCCCGCCCCTGGTTCTGATCTTCATTTTCTATTTTTTCCTGGCGGACCAGCTGATGACCCTGCTGGGCGTGGAAGCCATGCTCCGCAACCTCCCGGACTGGGGCAAGGAACTGTTGGCCTGGGTGGCCGTGCCCGTGGAAAGGATGCCCAACTTCCTGGCCGCCCTGCTCACCCTGGCCGTGTACCAAGGGGCCTACATCACCGAGCACGTCCGATCCGGAATCCAGTCCATCGAACGGGGCCAGCGCGAGGCCGCCTACGCCCTGGGCCTTTCTCCCTGGCAGCAGATGCGCCACGTAATCCTGCCCCAGGCGGTCTCCCGAATCGTCCCCCCGCTGTCCGGCCAGTTCATCGCCACCATCAAGGACACGGCCATCGTCTCGGTGATCAGCGTCCAGGAACTGACCTTCCAAGGCCTGGAACTGATGGCCTCCACCTACATGACCTTCGAGATCATGATCACCATCACCGCACTCTACCTCCTCCTGACCCTCACCTTCTCCACCCTCGCCGGCCGCGTGGAACGCCGCCTGCGCCGGGCGTATGGGTGA
- a CDS encoding branched-chain amino acid ABC transporter permease yields MKPATIINILVVAALLVAPYWLNAYWVDVLNSIGIYAVLALSLNIILGYAGLFHMGHAAFFAMGTYTTAILNTQFGIPVLWLMPLSGMVAGFFALLVARPIIHLRGDYLLIVTIGIVEIVRIALVNNVFGITGGSNGIFGISRPVLFGHVIRTPHDFYYLIFAFAAITVFFFLRLENSRFGRALNYIREDDVAAEGSGIDAAHYKLVAFVLGAFWAGMAGTIFAAKMTIVSPQSFTFWESVVMFTIVILGGSGNIRGVILGAFLIVGLPEVFREFAGARMLIFGAAMILMMIFRPKGILPPPPRTFNLDFLSSGRGGGK; encoded by the coding sequence ATGAAACCGGCGACCATCATCAACATTCTCGTCGTGGCGGCCCTGCTCGTGGCCCCGTATTGGCTGAACGCCTATTGGGTGGACGTGCTCAATTCCATCGGCATTTATGCCGTATTGGCCCTGAGCCTGAACATCATTCTGGGCTACGCCGGCCTTTTCCACATGGGGCACGCGGCGTTCTTTGCCATGGGCACCTACACCACGGCCATCCTGAACACCCAATTCGGGATTCCGGTGCTCTGGCTGATGCCTCTTTCCGGGATGGTGGCCGGATTCTTCGCCCTGCTGGTGGCCCGGCCGATCATCCATTTGCGCGGGGACTATCTGCTCATTGTGACCATCGGCATCGTGGAGATCGTCCGCATTGCCCTGGTGAACAACGTTTTCGGGATCACCGGCGGGTCCAACGGGATTTTCGGGATCAGTCGTCCGGTTTTGTTCGGCCATGTGATTCGTACGCCTCATGATTTTTATTACCTGATCTTCGCTTTTGCCGCGATCACGGTATTTTTCTTTTTGCGCCTGGAGAACTCCCGTTTTGGCCGGGCCCTGAACTACATCCGCGAGGACGACGTGGCCGCGGAGGGCAGCGGGATCGACGCTGCGCACTACAAGCTGGTGGCCTTTGTACTGGGCGCGTTCTGGGCCGGGATGGCCGGGACCATCTTCGCGGCCAAGATGACCATCGTCTCGCCCCAGTCCTTCACCTTCTGGGAATCCGTGGTCATGTTCACCATCGTCATCCTGGGCGGGTCCGGGAACATTCGCGGCGTGATCCTGGGCGCTTTTCTAATCGTCGGCTTGCCCGAGGTCTTTCGGGAGTTCGCCGGGGCGCGGATGCTCATTTTCGGCGCGGCCATGATCCTGATGATGATCTTTCGGCCCAAGGGCATCCTCCCGCCGCCGCCAAGAACCTTCAATCTAGATTTTCTGTCCTCGGGCCGGGGAGGTGGGAAATGA
- a CDS encoding ABC transporter ATP-binding protein produces the protein MLLRIENLEVKYGNVQVLHGLNLNVAQGEIVTILGANGAGKSTTLMTISGLVKPSGGGIFLEDKPLHKLEAHDIVKLGLAQVPEGRRVFGTLSVRENLHLGAFTATDQAQIRKNLDWVYEMFPILHKRRSQLAGTLSGGEQQMLAIGRGLMANPKILLLDEPSLGLAPILVKSIFATVREINKSGVTIVLVEQNARLALKLADRGYVLELGKIVLEDSANALLANPEVQNAYLGGAG, from the coding sequence ATGCTGCTGCGAATTGAAAACCTGGAAGTGAAATACGGCAACGTGCAGGTGCTGCACGGGCTCAACCTGAACGTGGCCCAAGGCGAGATCGTGACCATCCTCGGGGCCAACGGCGCGGGCAAGTCCACCACCCTTATGACCATCAGCGGCCTGGTCAAGCCGTCCGGCGGCGGGATTTTCCTGGAGGACAAGCCCCTGCACAAGCTGGAGGCCCACGACATCGTCAAGCTGGGCCTGGCCCAGGTTCCGGAAGGTCGACGGGTCTTCGGCACCCTGAGCGTGAGGGAGAATCTGCATCTAGGGGCCTTTACCGCCACGGACCAAGCCCAGATCCGCAAGAACCTGGACTGGGTCTATGAGATGTTTCCCATCTTGCACAAACGTCGCAGCCAGCTTGCCGGGACCCTCAGCGGCGGGGAACAGCAGATGCTGGCCATCGGTCGCGGCCTGATGGCCAACCCTAAGATCCTGCTCTTGGACGAACCCAGTCTGGGGCTGGCTCCGATCCTGGTTAAATCCATCTTTGCCACGGTAAGGGAAATCAACAAGTCCGGTGTGACCATCGTCCTGGTGGAGCAGAACGCCCGCTTGGCCCTGAAACTGGCCGACCGGGGTTACGTCCTGGAATTGGGCAAAATCGTTCTCGAAGACTCGGCCAATGCCCTGCTTGCCAACCCGGAAGTGCAGAATGCATATCTGGGGGGAGCGGGCTAG
- the lgt gene encoding prolipoprotein diacylglyceryl transferase — translation MYHPIIDPVAFALGPLEVRWYGLMYLIGFLAAWLLGHLRAKRPGSGWNPQELPDLITYCALGLLLGARLGYVLFYDFATFIDHPLEILKIWKGGMSFHGGLLGVMLAIWLYALRSRRSFFQVADFVAPLAPIGICAGRIGNFINGELWGRATDAPWGMIFADSTAGFIPRHPSQLYQAFLEGLVLFVLLWSFSAKPRPTMAVSGLFALLYGVFRFSVEFFREPDAHLGFVAFDWMSMGQVLSLPMIALGVVLLWLAHRKRENEARPIR, via the coding sequence GTGTACCACCCAATTATTGATCCCGTGGCCTTCGCCCTTGGACCGTTGGAGGTCCGATGGTACGGCCTGATGTATCTGATCGGATTTCTGGCGGCCTGGCTGCTGGGGCATCTGCGGGCCAAGCGGCCGGGGTCCGGCTGGAACCCCCAGGAACTGCCGGACCTGATCACCTACTGCGCCTTGGGGCTTCTTCTGGGTGCTCGGCTAGGGTACGTGCTGTTCTACGACTTCGCAACATTCATCGACCATCCCCTGGAAATCCTGAAGATATGGAAGGGCGGGATGTCCTTTCACGGCGGTCTGTTGGGCGTGATGCTGGCCATCTGGCTCTACGCCCTGCGCAGCCGACGGAGTTTTTTCCAGGTGGCCGATTTCGTGGCCCCGCTGGCACCCATCGGGATCTGCGCCGGGAGGATCGGCAACTTCATCAATGGCGAACTCTGGGGCCGGGCCACGGATGCGCCGTGGGGCATGATTTTCGCCGACTCCACCGCCGGATTCATTCCCCGGCATCCCTCCCAGTTGTACCAGGCCTTTCTGGAAGGCCTCGTCCTGTTCGTCCTGCTCTGGTCCTTCTCGGCCAAACCCCGCCCGACCATGGCCGTTTCCGGCTTGTTCGCCCTGCTCTACGGCGTGTTCCGCTTCAGCGTGGAATTCTTCCGCGAACCGGACGCCCACCTCGGCTTCGTCGCTTTTGACTGGATGAGCATGGGACAGGTGCTTTCCCTGCCTATGATTGCGCTGGGGGTGGTGTTGCTTTGGCTGGCGCATCGGAAGCGAGAAAATGAGGCTCGTCCGATCCGTTGA
- a CDS encoding amino acid ABC transporter ATP-binding protein encodes MTANADQQETIRKNTRLGPEIISVRDIVKTYPGGLRALDHVSLSVRQKEVVVIIGPSGSGKSTLLRCLNGLEEIDSGEIVIDGVPLDDDPRNRLTIRTEVGMVFQSFNLFPHMTVLQNINLAQEQVRGKTRKEAGEATMALLARVGLTDKARAYPAQLSGGQQQRVAIARALAMHPKVMLFDEATSALDPETIGEVLEVMKSLARDGMTMVVVTHEMGFAREAGDRVIFMEDGRLLEQASSDDFFSNPRQERTRDFLGQILCGPVPGPAESTPNAKEQL; translated from the coding sequence ATGACCGCAAACGCCGACCAACAGGAAACGATACGGAAAAACACGCGCCTCGGCCCGGAGATCATCTCCGTCCGGGACATCGTCAAGACATATCCTGGAGGGTTGCGCGCCCTGGATCATGTTTCACTGTCCGTACGGCAAAAGGAGGTGGTGGTGATCATCGGGCCGTCCGGCTCGGGCAAGTCCACCCTGCTGCGCTGCCTGAACGGGCTGGAGGAGATCGATTCCGGAGAAATCGTCATCGACGGCGTGCCCCTGGACGACGATCCCCGAAACCGGCTGACCATCCGAACCGAGGTGGGCATGGTCTTTCAATCCTTCAACCTGTTTCCGCACATGACCGTGCTCCAAAACATCAACCTGGCCCAGGAGCAGGTTCGGGGCAAAACCCGGAAGGAGGCCGGGGAAGCCACCATGGCCCTGCTCGCCCGGGTCGGCCTGACGGACAAGGCCCGGGCCTATCCGGCCCAGCTTTCCGGCGGTCAGCAACAGCGCGTGGCCATTGCCCGGGCTCTGGCCATGCACCCCAAAGTGATGCTCTTTGACGAGGCCACCAGCGCCCTGGACCCGGAAACCATCGGCGAAGTCCTGGAGGTGATGAAGAGCCTGGCCCGGGACGGCATGACCATGGTCGTGGTCACCCATGAAATGGGCTTTGCCCGGGAAGCCGGGGATCGGGTGATCTTCATGGAGGACGGGCGACTCCTGGAGCAAGCCTCCAGCGACGACTTTTTCAGCAACCCGAGACAAGAGCGCACCCGCGACTTTCTCGGCCAAATTCTGTGCGGACCGGTTCCCGGCCCAGCGGAGTCAACCCCTAACGCGAAGGAGCAATTATGA
- a CDS encoding amino acid ABC transporter permease, which produces MTVQAKAAKLPGFLAAHYRDFLLYGLFLGAIAWFIASGEQGMGYHWKWYRMPRYLIQITEDGWMLGPLLRGLIVTFKISGLSLILAMIFGLTAAIFRLSDSFTARLVAKGYVEFIRNTPLLTQIFFIYYVIGPVFGLDAFGSAVLALSLFEGAYASEIFRAGIVSIHKGQWEAAHSLGLSKWDTYRKVIVPQAVRRILPPLTGVGVTLIKDSSLASTIAIYELTQQGNIVSSDTFMVFEVWFTVAAIYLAVTFPLSMLVAELGKRMRTAE; this is translated from the coding sequence GTGACCGTCCAAGCCAAGGCCGCCAAACTACCTGGATTTCTGGCCGCCCACTACCGGGACTTCCTGCTCTACGGCCTGTTCCTGGGCGCGATAGCCTGGTTCATCGCCAGCGGCGAACAGGGCATGGGCTACCACTGGAAGTGGTACCGCATGCCCCGCTACCTGATCCAGATCACAGAGGACGGCTGGATGCTCGGGCCCCTGCTGCGAGGGCTGATAGTGACCTTCAAAATTTCCGGGCTGAGCCTGATCCTGGCCATGATCTTCGGACTGACCGCGGCGATCTTCCGGCTTTCCGACTCGTTCACGGCCCGGCTCGTGGCCAAGGGCTACGTGGAATTCATCCGCAACACCCCTCTGCTTACCCAGATTTTCTTCATCTACTACGTCATCGGCCCGGTCTTCGGCCTGGACGCCTTCGGCTCCGCCGTCCTGGCCCTGTCCCTGTTCGAAGGGGCCTATGCCTCGGAAATCTTCCGGGCCGGAATTGTTTCCATCCACAAGGGCCAGTGGGAGGCCGCTCATAGCTTGGGGCTCTCCAAGTGGGACACGTATCGCAAGGTGATCGTCCCCCAGGCCGTCCGACGCATCCTCCCCCCCCTGACCGGGGTAGGCGTGACCCTGATCAAGGACTCCTCCCTGGCCAGCACCATCGCCATCTATGAGCTGACCCAGCAAGGCAACATCGTTTCCTCGGATACCTTCATGGTCTTCGAGGTCTGGTTCACCGTTGCGGCCATCTACCTAGCCGTCACTTTCCCCCTGTCCATGCTCGTGGCGGAGTTGGGCAAACGGATGCGCACGGCGGAGTGA
- a CDS encoding Eco57I restriction-modification methylase domain-containing protein, with product MKDEERWSVLEGVERSRQRLSRETNAEKKALLGQYLTPARTAKFMAGMFTPTGRDHCRLLDAGAGIGTLSVAFIEQWLLANPFFRHVDVDAFEVDTALHSALSRNLNAFKEKGAVRATIYGDDFISVAADTLRGGFFSRKLPEYSHAILNPPYKKIRNLSPHSTALRRVGIQTVNMYTAFVALALSLLSPYGQLVAIIPRSFCSGTYYRPFRKFLLAKAAIRRLHLFVSRSKAFKDDDVLQENVIIMLERHGIQREILISTSTDDSLADLTEYAHPFERIVFPDDPECFIHIPTSTKQGIIEQSPEIKHALADIGVSVSTGPVVDFRLREYLRDAPEPGSAPLLYPCHLADHRVDWPQPNGRKPNAILHTSATEKWLYPNGYYCIVRRFSSKEERRRVVAGVVEPKDFPGSRLLGFENHLNVFHSERKGLTREIAHGLCAFLNTTAFDESFRRFSGHTQVNVTDLRLMKYPQREALEALGKWVLQNGTPTQEELDAKLSRIGA from the coding sequence TTGAAGGATGAAGAGAGGTGGAGTGTGTTGGAAGGTGTTGAACGATCCCGGCAACGGCTGTCCAGGGAGACTAACGCGGAAAAGAAGGCGCTGTTGGGGCAATATTTGACGCCGGCTCGAACCGCCAAGTTCATGGCTGGCATGTTTACGCCCACCGGGAGGGACCATTGTCGCCTGCTGGATGCGGGGGCCGGGATCGGGACACTCTCCGTCGCCTTTATTGAACAATGGCTCCTTGCGAATCCCTTTTTTCGCCATGTTGACGTGGATGCGTTCGAGGTCGACACGGCGTTGCATTCCGCATTGTCCCGAAATCTGAATGCTTTCAAAGAAAAAGGAGCCGTTCGGGCAACGATTTATGGAGACGACTTTATTTCCGTCGCCGCCGATACGTTGCGCGGAGGTTTTTTTTCCAGGAAGCTTCCCGAGTACAGCCATGCCATTCTCAACCCTCCGTACAAAAAAATCCGAAACCTTTCACCCCACAGTACGGCATTGCGGCGAGTAGGTATTCAGACCGTAAACATGTACACGGCCTTCGTGGCTTTGGCCCTCTCGCTGCTCAGCCCTTACGGACAGCTCGTGGCCATCATCCCTCGCAGTTTTTGCAGCGGAACCTATTATCGTCCGTTTCGGAAATTTCTGCTCGCCAAGGCCGCAATCCGGCGTTTGCACCTGTTCGTCTCCCGGTCGAAAGCCTTCAAAGACGACGACGTCCTTCAAGAGAACGTGATCATCATGCTGGAGCGGCATGGAATTCAACGGGAGATACTCATTTCGACGTCAACGGACGACAGTTTGGCGGATTTAACGGAATATGCGCATCCCTTCGAACGGATTGTTTTTCCCGATGACCCCGAGTGCTTTATTCATATCCCTACGTCCACCAAACAAGGAATCATCGAACAATCTCCAGAGATCAAGCATGCGCTGGCCGATATTGGCGTCAGCGTGTCCACGGGGCCGGTGGTTGATTTTCGGTTGAGGGAATATTTGCGCGATGCTCCTGAGCCGGGAAGCGCCCCTTTGCTTTACCCCTGTCACCTTGCTGATCACCGTGTGGACTGGCCTCAACCGAACGGACGAAAGCCGAATGCTATTCTCCATACTTCCGCCACGGAAAAGTGGCTTTATCCCAACGGTTATTATTGCATCGTGCGGCGTTTTTCCTCCAAGGAAGAACGCCGCAGAGTCGTTGCCGGCGTTGTCGAGCCGAAGGACTTTCCGGGCTCGCGGTTGTTGGGTTTTGAAAATCATCTGAATGTTTTTCACTCGGAGCGGAAAGGATTGACCAGAGAAATAGCCCACGGTCTCTGTGCCTTTTTGAATACCACGGCTTTCGACGAGTCTTTCAGGCGCTTTAGTGGTCATACTCAGGTGAACGTCACGGATC
- a CDS encoding branched-chain amino acid ABC transporter permease yields the protein MQLFLEQLTNGLAVGGIYALIALGYTMVYGVLKLINFAHGDLFTIGAFLGLTLLLSLGLTDHIGPVAGIIVLALMVMGLVAVIGALLERTAYRPLRTSPRLSAVVSALGASIFFQNAIMLIYGARFRVYPHDLLPTTSISLFGVDIPVMRIVLFAASLVMMAGLYYFVQRTKTGTAIRAAAIDQGAAKLMGIDVNRVIMYVFLIGPALGGAAGMMVGLYYGQINFTMGWVYGLKAFTAAILGGIGNIPGAMLGGLLLGVIEAMGATYISLAWKDAISFMVLILILIFRPTGILGERVADKV from the coding sequence ATGCAACTTTTTCTCGAACAACTGACCAACGGGCTGGCCGTGGGCGGGATCTACGCCCTGATCGCCCTGGGCTACACCATGGTTTACGGCGTGCTCAAGCTGATCAACTTCGCTCACGGCGACCTGTTCACCATCGGCGCTTTTCTGGGTCTGACCCTGCTATTGTCCCTGGGCCTGACCGACCATATCGGGCCGGTGGCCGGGATTATCGTGCTGGCGTTGATGGTCATGGGGCTGGTGGCCGTGATCGGCGCGTTGCTGGAGCGGACGGCTTATCGTCCGCTGCGCACTTCGCCCAGGTTGTCCGCGGTGGTTTCCGCGTTGGGCGCGTCCATCTTTTTCCAAAACGCGATTATGCTCATCTACGGGGCCCGGTTCCGGGTCTATCCCCACGACCTGCTGCCCACCACGTCGATTTCCCTGTTTGGGGTGGACATCCCGGTGATGCGCATCGTGCTTTTCGCCGCCTCCCTGGTGATGATGGCCGGGCTCTATTATTTCGTGCAGCGGACCAAAACCGGCACGGCCATCCGGGCCGCGGCCATTGATCAGGGCGCGGCGAAGTTGATGGGCATCGACGTGAACCGGGTGATTATGTACGTCTTCCTGATCGGTCCGGCACTGGGCGGAGCCGCCGGGATGATGGTCGGTCTGTACTACGGCCAGATCAACTTCACCATGGGTTGGGTCTACGGCCTGAAGGCCTTTACCGCGGCCATCCTCGGGGGGATCGGGAACATTCCCGGGGCCATGCTCGGCGGTCTGCTTTTGGGAGTGATCGAGGCCATGGGCGCGACCTACATTTCCCTGGCCTGGAAGGACGCCATTTCCTTCATGGTTCTGATCCTGATCCTGATCTTCCGGCCCACGGGCATCCTGGGCGAACGCGTGGCGGATAAAGTATGA
- a CDS encoding transporter substrate-binding domain-containing protein — protein sequence MNTKTRKLAFTTQAALVALAAGLILLIAALAQAQNISQQITRESTLTGIMERGALRVGFDTFVPWAMQDKTGEFIGFEIDVAKRFAEDLGVRVELVPTAWRGIIPALLTGKFDLLIGGMSIRADRAQQVYFSMPYYFTGQALVAHKEKAAGFTALEDFNKPEVTIVARTGTTAQRAAENLFPKAQRKYFDKEPQAVQELLMGRAHALIGNAPLPSQEAIKNPDRLFLPVEGNLTNEPIGIAMRKGDPDLLNYVNSWILQVTGEGWIQDRYTYWFTTMDWKDQVE from the coding sequence ATGAACACAAAAACACGCAAACTCGCCTTTACTACTCAGGCGGCCCTGGTGGCCCTGGCGGCCGGCTTGATCCTGCTGATCGCCGCCCTGGCCCAGGCCCAGAACATCAGCCAACAGATCACCAGGGAAAGCACCCTGACCGGAATCATGGAGCGCGGGGCGTTGCGGGTGGGCTTCGATACCTTCGTGCCCTGGGCCATGCAGGACAAGACCGGAGAATTCATCGGCTTCGAGATCGACGTGGCCAAGCGTTTTGCCGAGGATCTGGGCGTGCGCGTCGAACTCGTGCCCACGGCGTGGCGGGGGATCATCCCGGCCCTGCTCACGGGGAAGTTCGACCTGCTCATCGGCGGAATGAGCATCCGGGCGGATCGGGCCCAGCAGGTCTACTTCAGCATGCCCTACTACTTCACCGGCCAGGCCCTCGTGGCCCACAAGGAAAAGGCCGCGGGCTTCACCGCGCTGGAGGACTTCAACAAGCCGGAAGTGACCATCGTTGCCCGCACCGGAACCACGGCCCAAAGAGCCGCGGAAAACCTCTTTCCCAAGGCCCAGCGCAAATACTTCGACAAGGAGCCCCAGGCCGTCCAGGAACTGCTCATGGGCCGGGCCCACGCCCTGATCGGCAACGCCCCCCTGCCCTCTCAGGAGGCCATCAAGAACCCGGACCGGTTGTTCCTGCCCGTTGAAGGCAACCTGACCAACGAGCCCATCGGCATCGCCATGCGCAAGGGCGATCCGGACCTGCTCAACTACGTGAACAGTTGGATCCTCCAGGTCACCGGCGAAGGTTGGATCCAGGATCGCTATACCTACTGGTTCACGACCATGGACTGGAAGGACCAGGTGGAATAA